In the genome of Juglans microcarpa x Juglans regia isolate MS1-56 chromosome 6S, Jm3101_v1.0, whole genome shotgun sequence, the window TTCCCACTAAGATTAATAAAGAATTAATCTGACTATGAAAAAGAGAATATGAGATCAAACAAATCAGACCTCGGCCGGAGTGGTACTGTTCAAATTTGGAGAACTAGCAGTATCTTCTAAAGCATCGTGATCATCTACCAAAGCTCCTTTTGTTTTCCTCTTCTTGAAGCTCGATCTGTTGCTACTTTTAACCATAGACAAGCTTCCACCTTGTTCACTTCTATCAGACCTTTTTCCGGCCAAAGAATTATTAGCAGCATCAGAAACCAGAGAAGAGTTTTCAAAACCAGACGAGCAATAACTGTATTGTTCTCTGCTGTTTTTGACTGAGAAATCGTCCAAGTACATAGTCCAACCACTCTCCTCTGGAGATTCAGAGGCACTTCTTTGATCAGAACAAATGGAAGTACACTTGTTCATAGAGTTCGTTGAATTTTCCATCCAAAAAGCAATAGAAGATGGAAGAAAGGATGAATCATGAGGTTGTTTTGGAAGCCGGTTTGAGAGAGCCCTCTAATTAGGACGCATATatagagataaataaaataacaaagtaTTGAGAATGTTGAAGCATATGATccatttaattagaatattctTGTGGGTCATATATAGGAAGTTGGGGAAGTTAAACTTAGatgctagagagagagagagagagagagagagagaggtttgacATTTGCAGTACTTAAAAGTGATCGCTTTGGACCAGTTCTATggtgatttatttgtttgtctCCTGAGATAATTTGTTACTCCTCCATTACATATTCCACTCGAGATCCGATGGTTTCAGTACAATGATTTAGCCGCCTAGGTTGCACAAAATGTATGATCTTCTTTTCCAACAAGGTTCCATTCTCCCTATTCAAAGATCATGACCTCTACTATATCTTCTTAATTGCGGCCTTCGAACCAAGGCtatatgtcatatatatatagtttttggcAATCTAATGAAACCCGTAAAGagatattataaaagtaaactcacaatctaacataattaattcatatgatacgttaaatttaatttataataaaattaattttataatttaacgtatcacataAAAGTATCAAGAcagtttaaaaatttatttttataaaatccttttgtaagtaaaattaccGGTTATCACCTTTCCATatcccttttttctctctctcaaaagtcaaaaatataaatctttCTCTTGTTGATTTGTCAGCCATGCCCCAAAGTACCCACCATTAATATATAATGGACAGTTctacaaagagagagagagagataggcgCAGTACCATTAAATATTGTTGACGATAAatgacaataaaatatattttttgagtcAATTTATCGATTGGACCAGACAACTACTATTACTTTGTGGAATGAGACTATCTCTCAAACATTTAAGAAAAGTTTATAACTAGCTAGCCGCCCCACATTTCGTTCAAAAGGACGTGCATGTGGAAATTAGAAACTAATTAGCCACCCCTCCATTTTCTAGGAATCGGTCCTTTTCAGAACAAACTAATTGCATTTGGCCATCAAATATATAGGACGAATGGAATTCCATCTAATGTATTGATCAGACTATTGACttcgatatatatatagtccgAACCAAAAGTTGGTTATGTCGATCATGATGGCCTGCTTATAAGCTAGCTTTAATTTGAAACCTACGTTTTTAATCAGTAGTACCTATATTTCGTATTTACTTttaaatcacgtcagtttataagtttatttttttaatatttatttgtagctaaaacatttctcttctaTTAATTCTCCTATATATTTCACACATGCATGTATCTCACTAGctcaattatataaatatgtatatatacacatgtaaGTTCAAGAAACTATCCTTTAAATCTGGCCCGGACAATCActcattttacaaattttatgctacattattaattaagaaaaaagtatACATGCAAATTAAGTATACCATCTTTGAGGCACTAATTTCTATATTCATTATTGACTTTGCAGCAGCTAGCAAGCGGAATGACATCAATTCTTAACCTGAAGATTTAGGCAGATTTGattctcattaaaaaataaatgtaaatcaTGTCAAACAAGGCAGGCCTAATAATGCATGAGGTCAAGCATTTAATTCGCTCACGTATATCTAAGATATATGGATGTTAACCTAAAAAGTGGCCGGGTGCACGCCTTATCATATGCATGCTCCCTGGCCTGCATGCTCTATTTAAGTCATGATCAGAaattcatagttttttttttttttttgtgcgtTATAAGTTTcgttattaaaaataaatagaagataAACTGATAAAGCGgggttatatatattatatatatatgggacaATATCTCAGACTCTCAGTGTAGTTTCTAATTATTGGTTAATGATCGATATACGGagaagtgaattgagttgaccacttatattaatattaagaaaaatccCACGTtggattatatataaatctttgaactaaataataataaaatattattatttttaattttttttcttaaaattattattattattttatatattttatatattttacaattagcaccatgtgctcaaaaatataaattctatatatttaaatattacaaatttcatatatcaaaatgctcaattttatcaataaatattattaacatGTACTAAAAAACACTTTGTT includes:
- the LOC121237490 gene encoding vascular-related unknown protein 4-like; protein product: MENSTNSMNKCTSICSDQRSASESPEESGWTMYLDDFSVKNSREQYSYCSSGFENSSLVSDAANNSLAGKRSDRSEQGGSLSMVKSSNRSSFKKRKTKGALVDDHDALEDTASSPNLNSTTPAEEKAVRISVKIDERSTEVVGFVERDCCDCAEILKKRPGLCLAPLSRIMNYFG